The Heyndrickxia acidicola sequence AGATGTCCGAAGACAAATCACTACTCCATTAGGCGGGCCTGCTTTTCCCCCAGGACCTTATAAATTTCACAACCGAGAATACCTCAACATTGTGTATCGTACAGACTTAGATGCCTTAAGGCGGATAGTTCCTGAACCGCTTGAAATTGAAGAGCCACTGGTAAAATTTGAGATAATGTATATGCCGGATGTGACCGGACTAGGCTGTTATACAGAGTCAGGCCAAGTGATACCGGTTAAATTCAATGGTGTAGAAGGAGAATATTTACATTCCATGTATGTAGATAATCACCCTGCCATTGCTGGGGGACGTGAAGCTAGTGCTTATCCAAAAAAACTTGGAGCTCCCCGGTTATTTATCGATTCTGACACATTGGTCGGAACACTGGATTATGGAAGCCTGCGTGTAGCAACCGCTACGATGGGATACAAGCATTATCCACTTGATATTGAAAAAGCACGAGAAGAAATCACGAAGCCTACCTTTATGCTTAAAATTGTACCAAATTTCGATGGAACCCCTAAGGTATGCGAACTCGTTCAAACCCAGATTACGGATTTGACCATTCATGGCGCTTGGACTGCCCCAGCCCGTTTGCAATTATTCGAGCATGCACTTGCTCCAATGGCGGACCTTCCTGTGCTAGAGGTAGTACATGCCTCCCACATTTTAACGGATCTTACCCTTTCAGCGGCAGTTCCAGTTTATAATTATCTTAATGAAAAATAAATCAGCAAAAGGTTTATTACTTGAAAGATTAAGACCTTCTTTCAGGTAATAGACTTTTTTCATTTGATTAAAAATATTTTAGGCTCTCCGTTAGGTATCTATGTTAATCACTTCTAATTTTTTCTCACTCTTATTTTGTCACTCAAGATTGACTCCATTTTATTTTCATGTTAATTTGTATACGCAAATGAATAAAAGGACTGAATTAATTGATGGAAGAAGAACAATTGCTCATTCATTGTTTATATTTTACTGCAAGCCGTTTTGCACGCAATATGACCAAATTAGCAGAAAAAACGTTCGATATAGATGGTCTTGCTCCTTCCTATTTGTATATGATTATGACCATTCATTTTCACCCAAATATAACTCAAAAGGAACTATGCCAAAGACTTTCGATTGCTCCTTCAACAAGTACACGATTTATTGATAAGCTTGAAAAATTGAAGCTTGCAATCAGAAAAACTAATGGGAAAGAAACAATGATTTCTTTAACTACAGATGGAGAAGCAGTCAACAAACAATTTCGAGATTCTTTAAAGGAATTATTTTCAGGCTACTCTCAAATACTAGGCAGGGAATTCAGTTTGGAATTAAGCAAAATGCTTTCTGAAGCAAGCAGCAAGCTGGAAAAAGAACTGTAATGCTATCATCATCTTCATTTGCATATACAAACAATACACCATGGAGGTTCATAATGTCAGAAAAGATTCTGCTTATTGTAGGGGCAGGACCAGGAATCAGTTTGAGCACTGCCCAAAAATTTGGCAGAGAAGGATTTAAGGTAGCCCTAATTGCCCGCAGTTTAAAAGCATTACAACAATATGAAAAAGACCTTCATCGTGAAGGAATCGAAGCGAAAGGATTTCCTGGAGATGCATCCTCAGATGTATCCTTAAAATCCGCGATTAAGTCTGTTATACAAACATTTGGGCAGGTGGACGTTCTTGTTTACAATGCTGCTTCAGCAAAATCGGGAAAACCAACGGAATTAACAGCTCAAGACTTGGTCCAGGATTTTTCAGTCAGTGTTGCAGGTGCACTTACAAGTGTAAAAGAAGTCCTGCCGCATATGAATAAAGGCAGCATCCTG is a genomic window containing:
- a CDS encoding acetoacetate decarboxylase; translation: MLKKDVRRQITTPLGGPAFPPGPYKFHNREYLNIVYRTDLDALRRIVPEPLEIEEPLVKFEIMYMPDVTGLGCYTESGQVIPVKFNGVEGEYLHSMYVDNHPAIAGGREASAYPKKLGAPRLFIDSDTLVGTLDYGSLRVATATMGYKHYPLDIEKAREEITKPTFMLKIVPNFDGTPKVCELVQTQITDLTIHGAWTAPARLQLFEHALAPMADLPVLEVVHASHILTDLTLSAAVPVYNYLNEK
- a CDS encoding MarR family winged helix-turn-helix transcriptional regulator is translated as MEEEQLLIHCLYFTASRFARNMTKLAEKTFDIDGLAPSYLYMIMTIHFHPNITQKELCQRLSIAPSTSTRFIDKLEKLKLAIRKTNGKETMISLTTDGEAVNKQFRDSLKELFSGYSQILGREFSLELSKMLSEASSKLEKEL
- a CDS encoding SDR family oxidoreductase codes for the protein MSEKILLIVGAGPGISLSTAQKFGREGFKVALIARSLKALQQYEKDLHREGIEAKGFPGDASSDVSLKSAIKSVIQTFGQVDVLVYNAASAKSGKPTELTAQDLVQDFSVSVAGALTSVKEVLPHMNKGSILLTGGGMALYPYGDLVSLSIGKAGLRSLAYCLHQELSEKGIYVGTLTIKGFVQEDTYFSSHYVAEAFYHMYEKQEEIEFIFECE